The following proteins are co-located in the Rattus norvegicus strain BN/NHsdMcwi chromosome 19, GRCr8, whole genome shotgun sequence genome:
- the Tent4b gene encoding terminal nucleotidyltransferase 4B isoform X2 produces the protein MSPRPEEEKMRMEVVSRIESVIKELWPSADVQIFGSFKTGLYLPTSDIDLVVFGKWENLPLWTLEEALRKHKVADEDSVKVLDKATVPIIKLTDSFTEVKVDISFNVQNGVRAADLIKDFTKKYPVLPYLVLVLKQFLLQRDLNEVFTGGIGSYSLFLMAVSFLQLHPREDACIPNTNYGVLLIEFFELYGRHFNYLKTGIRIKDGGSYVAKDEVQKNMLDGYRPSMLYIEDPLQPGNDVGRSSYGAMQVKQAFDYAYVVLSHAVSPIAKCYPNNETESILGRIIRVTDEVTTYRDWISKQWGLQNRPEPSCNGNGVTLIVETQQLDKCNNNLSEENEAPGKCRSKASESLSKHSSNSSSGPVSSSSATQSSSSDVDSDATPCKTPKQVLCRPPTVSRVGSQDVSLEVSQAVGKMQSTQTTNTANSTNKSQHGSARLFRSSSKGFQGTAQTSHGALMTSKQHPGKSNTQCYHGKKRRHKRDAPLSELCR, from the exons ATGTCTCCCAGACCCGAGGAGGAGAAGATGCGGATGGAGGTGGTGAGCAGGATCGAGAGTGTGATTAAGGAGCTCTGGCCCAGTGCTGAC GTCCAGATATTTGGAAGTTTTAAAACTGGCCTGTATTTACCTACTAG CGACATCGATCTTGTGGTGTTTGGGAAGTGGGAGAACCTGCCTCTTTGGACCCTGGAAGAAGCCCTTCGGAAACACAAAGTCGCTGACGAGGATTCCGTGAAAGTTCTAGACAAAGCAACG GTTCCTATTATTAAATTAACAGATTCTTTTACTGAAGTGAAAGTTGATATCAGCTTTAATGTCCAGAATGGCGTGAGAGCAGCAGACCTCATTAAAGATTTTACTAAG aaaTATCCTGTCCTGCCATACTTGGTTTTAGTATTGAAACAGTTCTTACTACAGAGGGACCTTAATGAAGTATTCACAGGTGGAattggctcttacagtctttttttAATGGCAGTCAGCTTCCTCCAG ttaCATCCCAGGGAAGATGCTTGCATCCCCAATACAAACTATGGTGTTCTCTTAATAGAATTTTTTGAATTATATGGACGGCACTTCAATTACTTAAAGACTGGCATCCGGATAAAGGATGGTGGTTCCTATGTGGCCAAAGATGAAGTACAGAAAAACATGCTTGATGGCTACCGGCCATCAATGCTTTATATCGAAGATCCTTTACAGCCAG GTAATGATGTTGGGAGGAGTTCGTATGGGGCCATGCAGGTAAAGCAGGCCTTTGACTACGCCTATGTGGTGCTGAGCCACGCAGTGTCGCCGATTGCAAAGTGCTATCCCAACAACGAGACAGAGAG CATATTGGGTAGAATAATTAGAGTGACGGATGAAGTTACCACATACAGAGATTGGATATCAAAACAGTGGGGCTTGCAGAATAGGCCCGAGCCTTCATGCAATG GAAATGGTGTTACCTTGATAGTAGAGACGCAGCAGTTAGATAAGTGTAATAATAATCTGTCTGAAGAGAATGAAGCCCCGGGAAAATGTAGAAGTAAAGCCTCGGAGTCTCTTAGTAAACACTCTTCAAACTCTTCATCAGGTCCTGTGTCCTCCTCCTCTGCCACACAGTCCAGCTCTAGTGACGTT GATTCTGACGCAACACCATGCAAAACCCCCAAACAAGTGCTCTGCCGCCCACCCACTGTCAGCCGGGTAGGCTCACAGGATGTCTCCTTGGAGGTCTCTCAGGCAGTTGGGAAAATGCAGAGCACCCAAACCACCAACACGGCCAACAGCACCAACAAGTCACAG CATGGATCAGCAAGGCTCTTCCGTTCTTCCAGCAAAGGCTTCCAAGGTACAGCTCAAACCAGCCATGGTGCCTTGATGACAAGCAAACAGCATCCAGGCAAATCCAATACTCAGTGTTACCATGGCAAAAAGAGGAGACACAAGAGGGACGCGCCCCTCTCAGAGCTTTGTAGGTAG
- the Tent4b gene encoding terminal nucleotidyltransferase 4B isoform X3, producing the protein MASLPSCLCSLGQSRDGSWRDSVQIFGSFKTGLYLPTSDIDLVVFGKWENLPLWTLEEALRKHKVADEDSVKVLDKATVPIIKLTDSFTEVKVDISFNVQNGVRAADLIKDFTKKYPVLPYLVLVLKQFLLQRDLNEVFTGGIGSYSLFLMAVSFLQLHPREDACIPNTNYGVLLIEFFELYGRHFNYLKTGIRIKDGGSYVAKDEVQKNMLDGYRPSMLYIEDPLQPGNDVGRSSYGAMQVKQAFDYAYVVLSHAVSPIAKCYPNNETESILGRIIRVTDEVTTYRDWISKQWGLQNRPEPSCNGNGVTLIVETQQLDKCNNNLSEENEAPGKCRSKASESLSKHSSNSSSGPVSSSSATQSSSSDVDSDATPCKTPKQVLCRPPTVSRVGSQDVSLEVSQAVGKMQSTQTTNTANSTNKSQHGSARLFRSSSKGFQGTAQTSHGALMTSKQHPGKSNTQCYHGKKRRHKRDAPLSELCR; encoded by the exons ATGGCTTCCCTGCCCAGCTGCCTGTGTTCCCTGGGGCAGAGCAGAGATGGCTCCTGGCGTGATTCG GTCCAGATATTTGGAAGTTTTAAAACTGGCCTGTATTTACCTACTAG CGACATCGATCTTGTGGTGTTTGGGAAGTGGGAGAACCTGCCTCTTTGGACCCTGGAAGAAGCCCTTCGGAAACACAAAGTCGCTGACGAGGATTCCGTGAAAGTTCTAGACAAAGCAACG GTTCCTATTATTAAATTAACAGATTCTTTTACTGAAGTGAAAGTTGATATCAGCTTTAATGTCCAGAATGGCGTGAGAGCAGCAGACCTCATTAAAGATTTTACTAAG aaaTATCCTGTCCTGCCATACTTGGTTTTAGTATTGAAACAGTTCTTACTACAGAGGGACCTTAATGAAGTATTCACAGGTGGAattggctcttacagtctttttttAATGGCAGTCAGCTTCCTCCAG ttaCATCCCAGGGAAGATGCTTGCATCCCCAATACAAACTATGGTGTTCTCTTAATAGAATTTTTTGAATTATATGGACGGCACTTCAATTACTTAAAGACTGGCATCCGGATAAAGGATGGTGGTTCCTATGTGGCCAAAGATGAAGTACAGAAAAACATGCTTGATGGCTACCGGCCATCAATGCTTTATATCGAAGATCCTTTACAGCCAG GTAATGATGTTGGGAGGAGTTCGTATGGGGCCATGCAGGTAAAGCAGGCCTTTGACTACGCCTATGTGGTGCTGAGCCACGCAGTGTCGCCGATTGCAAAGTGCTATCCCAACAACGAGACAGAGAG CATATTGGGTAGAATAATTAGAGTGACGGATGAAGTTACCACATACAGAGATTGGATATCAAAACAGTGGGGCTTGCAGAATAGGCCCGAGCCTTCATGCAATG GAAATGGTGTTACCTTGATAGTAGAGACGCAGCAGTTAGATAAGTGTAATAATAATCTGTCTGAAGAGAATGAAGCCCCGGGAAAATGTAGAAGTAAAGCCTCGGAGTCTCTTAGTAAACACTCTTCAAACTCTTCATCAGGTCCTGTGTCCTCCTCCTCTGCCACACAGTCCAGCTCTAGTGACGTT GATTCTGACGCAACACCATGCAAAACCCCCAAACAAGTGCTCTGCCGCCCACCCACTGTCAGCCGGGTAGGCTCACAGGATGTCTCCTTGGAGGTCTCTCAGGCAGTTGGGAAAATGCAGAGCACCCAAACCACCAACACGGCCAACAGCACCAACAAGTCACAG CATGGATCAGCAAGGCTCTTCCGTTCTTCCAGCAAAGGCTTCCAAGGTACAGCTCAAACCAGCCATGGTGCCTTGATGACAAGCAAACAGCATCCAGGCAAATCCAATACTCAGTGTTACCATGGCAAAAAGAGGAGACACAAGAGGGACGCGCCCCTCTCAGAGCTTTGTAGGTAG